In Candidatus Zixiibacteriota bacterium, a genomic segment contains:
- a CDS encoding DUF4097 family beta strand repeat-containing protein yields MDRQTAVHCVLVAAVAAAGWGAVPCLATEEFRSSDTKSFVVGTQPDIAIETINGDISYVVTEGTTATVTIETIVRADNAEEAERIRQKIRLTVEGDEGFLTARVDYPDDFHRWLREIFGTQRSITVSFHVRGPKGADGVLGSVSGDVDAEGVLGHLEMRSVSGDIDARRLGGRLRINSTSGDVHITAAGASTSIRTVSGDQWIQTCAGDLEANSVSGNVEAHAVRGMTEVGTVSGDVTLDGLEATVRVGTTSGEIRIVQESGGFDLHSTSGDITIESSAPEEPLIVRSTSGEVSVSVRPESIGQAVLETSSGDIQADLEMTVRQHTRHRLVGRVGPGDQEIRISTVSGDIVLGEL; encoded by the coding sequence GTGGACAGGCAGACAGCGGTACATTGTGTCCTTGTGGCGGCGGTCGCCGCGGCCGGTTGGGGCGCAGTCCCCTGCCTGGCCACTGAGGAATTCCGCTCGAGCGATACCAAGTCGTTTGTCGTCGGCACGCAGCCCGACATCGCCATTGAGACCATCAACGGCGACATATCCTACGTGGTCACGGAAGGGACAACGGCCACGGTCACCATCGAGACGATCGTGCGCGCGGACAACGCCGAGGAGGCGGAGCGAATCCGCCAGAAGATCCGTTTGACGGTCGAGGGGGACGAAGGGTTCCTCACCGCCCGTGTGGATTATCCCGACGATTTCCACCGGTGGCTGCGGGAGATCTTCGGCACACAACGCTCCATCACCGTGAGCTTCCATGTGCGCGGCCCCAAGGGGGCCGATGGCGTCCTCGGCTCCGTCTCAGGAGACGTAGACGCTGAGGGCGTGTTGGGACATCTTGAGATGCGCAGCGTGTCGGGAGACATAGACGCGCGACGCCTGGGGGGGCGGCTGCGCATCAACTCCACTTCGGGGGACGTTCATATCACGGCAGCAGGGGCGTCCACCAGCATCCGCACGGTCTCCGGCGACCAATGGATCCAGACCTGCGCCGGCGACCTGGAGGCGAATTCGGTCTCCGGCAACGTCGAGGCCCACGCCGTCAGGGGAATGACCGAGGTGGGAACGGTCTCGGGTGATGTCACGCTGGACGGGCTGGAGGCGACAGTCCGCGTCGGTACGACATCGGGGGAAATCCGCATCGTGCAGGAGTCGGGTGGCTTCGATTTGCACTCGACCTCCGGTGATATCACGATCGAGTCGTCGGCTCCTGAGGAACCGTTGATTGTTCGATCCACGTCCGGCGAAGTCAGTGTGTCGGTCAGACCCGAATCCATCGGGCAAGCCGTCCTGGAGACATCCTCCGGCGACATTCAGGCCGACCTGGAAATGACGGTCCGGCAGCATACGCGGCATCGCCTTGTCGGGCGAGTCGGGCCAGGGGACCAGGAAATCAGAATCTCGACCGTCTCCGGCGACATCGTCCTCGGAGAACTATAA
- a CDS encoding sigma-70 family RNA polymerase sigma factor: MGTSVRTSRKYRDEDRSLDLYLKEIGETPLLTSAQEVSLAKRIKQGDETALERLTKANLRFVVSVAKQYQNQGLSLADLINEGNIGLIKAAKRFDETRGFKFISYAVWWIRQAILQALAEQSRIVRLPLNRVGTLHKIGKIASSLEQEFGREPSPDEIARELELSASEVSDTLKISNTHLSLDAPFSTSEDNSLIDVLEDELQPAPDESLLKDSLRLEIEKALDTLTPREAEVINLYFGLSHEKALTLEEIGVRFNLTRERVRQIKEKAIRRLRHASRCKSLRAYLD, from the coding sequence ATGGGTACGAGCGTCAGAACTTCTCGCAAGTACCGGGATGAAGACCGGTCACTCGATTTGTACCTGAAGGAGATCGGCGAAACACCGCTGTTGACATCGGCCCAGGAAGTGTCTCTGGCCAAGCGCATCAAGCAGGGCGATGAAACCGCCCTTGAGCGTCTGACCAAGGCGAACTTGCGGTTTGTGGTCTCGGTTGCCAAACAGTATCAGAACCAGGGCCTGTCCCTGGCCGATCTGATCAACGAGGGCAACATCGGATTGATCAAAGCCGCCAAGCGCTTCGACGAGACGCGCGGGTTCAAGTTCATCTCGTACGCCGTCTGGTGGATTCGCCAGGCGATCCTGCAGGCGTTGGCCGAGCAGTCGCGCATCGTGCGTCTGCCGCTCAACCGTGTGGGCACGCTGCACAAGATCGGCAAGATCGCCTCGTCGTTGGAGCAGGAGTTCGGGCGCGAGCCCTCACCGGATGAGATCGCGCGCGAGTTGGAGCTCTCGGCTTCGGAGGTGTCCGACACGCTGAAGATTTCGAACACGCACCTGTCGCTGGATGCGCCGTTTTCGACGTCGGAAGACAACAGTCTGATCGACGTTCTCGAAGACGAACTGCAGCCGGCACCGGATGAGTCGCTCTTGAAGGACTCGCTGCGTCTGGAGATCGAGAAGGCGCTGGACACGCTGACGCCCCGCGAAGCCGAGGTGATCAACCTCTACTTCGGGCTCTCCCACGAGAAAGCCCTGACCTTGGAGGAGATCGGCGTGCGCTTCAACCTCACCCGCGAGCGGGTGCGCCAGATCAAAGAGAAAGCGATCCGCCGTCTCCGTCACGCCTCGCGCTGCAAGTCGCTGCGCGCCTATTTGGACTGA